A region from the Rosa rugosa chromosome 6, drRosRugo1.1, whole genome shotgun sequence genome encodes:
- the LOC133713709 gene encoding LOB domain-containing protein 24-like, with product MISGRCAACRYLRRRCPSDCIFAPYFPSNNPQRFAAVHRIFGASNVGRMLQQLPPDLRAQAADTLYYEAECRVEDPVYGCVGVISRLHEQIDEAECELAKTRADIVINSDIGQQAQVQHIHDEVEHNSSLLQEQSNVGQTQLGSSS from the exons ATGATTTCCGGTCGTTGTGCTGCTTGCAGGTATTTGAGAAGGAGATGCCCCTCAGATTGCATATTCGCTCCATATTTTCCATCAAATAATCCTCAAAGATTTGCTGCTGTTCATAGAATCTTTGGTGCCAGCAATGTTGGAAGAATGCTCCAG CAACTCCCACCTGATCTTCGAGCTCAAGCTGCAGACACTTTGTATTATGAGGCAGAATGCAGGGTAGAAGATCCTGTGTACGGCTGTGTTGGGGTTATTTCCCGATTACATGAACAAATAGATGAAGCAGAATGTGAATTAGCTAAGACACGAGCTGACATTGTCATCAACTCTGATATTGGACAACAAGCTCAAGTTCAGCATATTCATGATGAAGTTGAACACAACTCAAGCCTTTTGCAGGAGCAAAGCAATGTTGGGCAGACTCAACTTGGTTCTTCCTCCTAA
- the LOC133716034 gene encoding cellulose synthase A catalytic subunit 3 [UDP-forming] isoform X2: protein MESEGETEAKPMKNLGGQVCQICGDNVGKTAAGEPFIACDVCSFPVCRPCYEYERKDGNQSCPQCKTRYKRHKGSPAILGDREEDGDADDGASDFNYTSENQNEKQKIAERMLSWHMTYGRGEDMGGPNYDKEVSHNHIPLLTNGTEVSGELSAASPGRLSMASPGASIGGKRVHPLPYASDVNQSPNLRVVDPVREFGSPGIGNVAWKERVDGWKMKQEKNTIPMSTGQATSERGGGDIDASTDVIVDDSLLNDEARQPLSRKVSIPSSRINPYRMVIVLRLVILCIFLHYRLTNPVRNAYALWLISVICEIWFAISWILDQFPKWLPVNRETYLDRLSLRYDREGEPSQLAAVDIFVSTVDPLKEPPMVTANTVLSILAVDYPVDKVSCYVSDDGAAMLTFEALSETSEFARKWVPFCKKYAIEPRAPEWYFSQKIDYLKDKVQPSFVKDRRAMKREYEEFKVRVNGLVAKATKVPEEGWIMQDGTPWPGNNTRDHPGMIQVFLGQSGGLDAEGNELPRLVYVSREKRPGFQHHKKAGAMNALVRVSAVLTNGPFLLNLDCDHYINNSKALREAMCFLMDPNLGKNVCYVQFPQRFDGIDRNDRYANRNTVFFDINLRGLDGIQGPVYVGTGCVFNRTALYGYEPPLKVKNKKAGVLSSLCGGSRKKGSKSGNKGSDKKKSSKHVDPTVPIFSLEDIEEGVEGTGFDDEKSLLMSQMSLEKRFGQSAVFVASTLMENGGVPQSATPETLLKEAIHVISCGYEDKSDWGQEIGWIYGSVTEDILTGFKMHARGWRSIYCMPKRPAFKGSAPINLSDRLNQVLRWALGSVEILLSRHCPIWYGYSGRLKWLERFAYVNTTIYPITAIPLLAYCTLPAVCLLTNKFIIPQISNIASIWFISLFLSIFATGILEMRWSGVGIDEWWRNEQFWVIGGVSAHLFAVVQGLLKVLAGIDTNFTVTSKASDEDGDFAELYMFKWTTLLIPPTTLLIINLVGVVAGISYAVNSGYQSWGPLFGKLFFAFWVIVHLYPFLKGLMGRQNRTPTIVVVWSILLASIFSLLWVRVDPFTTRVTGPDVEVCGINC, encoded by the exons ATGGAGTCGGAAGGAGAAACTGAG GCAAAGCCGATGAAGAACTTGGGTGGTCAGGTCTGCCAGATCTGTGGGGATAATGTTGGGAAGACAGCTGCTGGTGAGCCATTCATTGCCTGCGACGTCTGCTCTTTTCCTGTTTGCAGGCCATGCTATGAGTATGAGAGGAAGGATGGAAATCAGTCTTGCCCTCAATGCAAAACCAGATACAAGAGGCACAAAG GAAGTCCTGCAATTCTTGGTGATAGAGAAGAGGATGGTGATGCTGATGATGGTGCTAGTGATTTCAACTATACTTCAGAAAATCAAAACGAGAAACAAAAGATTGCCGAGCGCATGTTGAGCTGGCATATGACATATGGCCGAGGAGAGGATATGGGGGGTCCAAACTATGATAAAGAGGTTTCTCACAATCACATCCCTCTGCTCACTAATGGAACAGAG GTTTCCGGAGAACTGTCTGCTGCCTCACCAGGGCGCCTTTCCATGGCATCTCCTGGAGCTTCTATTGGTGGAAAGCGTGTCCATCCTCTTCCTTATGCATCGGATGTTAATCAATCAC CTAATTTAAGGGTTGTGGATCCTGTGAGAGAGTTTGGTTCTCCGGGGATAGGTAATGTAGCATGGAAAGAGAGAGTGGATGGCTGGAAGATGAAGCAGGAGAAGAATACTATTCCAATGAGCACTGGTCAAGCTACTTCAGAAAGAGGGGGTGGAGATATTGATGCCAGCACTGATGTGATTGTGGATGACTCTTTGTT GAATGATGAAGCAAGGCAACCTCTCTCTAGAAAGGTCTCTATTCCATCGTCTAGGATAAATCCTTACAGGATGGTCATTGTACTGCGGCTGGTTATTCTCTGTATTTTCTTGCACTATCGGTTAACAAATCCTGTGCGCAATGCCTATGCCCTGTGGTTGATATCAGTCATTTGTGAGATTTGGTTCGCAATATCTTGGATTCTCGATCAGTTCCCTAAGTGGCTGCCTGTAAATCGTGAAACATATCTCGACAGACTTTCTCTGAG ATATGACCGAGAAGGAGAACCATCACAGTTAGCTGCTGTTGACATCTTCGTCAGTACTGTGGATCCACTGAAGGAGCCTCCTATGGTGACAGCAAATACTGTGCTATCTATTCTTGCAGTTGACTATCCAGTTGACAAGGTTTCTTGCTATGTTTCTGATGATGGAGCTGCAATGTTGACATTTGAAGCTCTCTCTGAAACTTCAGAATTTGCAAGGAAATGGGTCCCTTTCTGCAAGAAGTATGCCATAGAGCCTAGGGCTCCTGAATGGTACTTTTCACAGAAAATTGATTATTTGAAGGATAAAGTTCAACCATCATTTGTCAAAGACCGCAGAGCAATGAAG AGAGAATACGAAGAATTTAAAGTTCGTGTGAATGGGCTTGTTGCAAAGGCGACAAAAGTACCTGAAGAAGGATGGATCATGCAAGACGGTACTCCATGGCCTGGAAATAATACTAGAGACCATCCAGGAATGATCCAG GTTTTCTTGGGGCAAAGTGGAGGGCTTGATGCTGAGGGCAATGAACTGCCACGTTTAGTGTATGTTTCTCGTGAAAAGCGTCCGGGTTTCCAACATCACAAGAAGGCTGGTGCTATGAATGCACTT GTTCGAGTATCTGCAGTCCTCACGAATGGACCTTTCTTGTTGAATCTTGATTGTGATCACTACATTAACAATAGTAAGGCCTTGAGGGAAGCAATGTGCTTCCTAATGGATCCTAACCTTGGAAAAAACGTGTGCTATGTTCAGTTTCCACAGAGATTTGATGGCATTGATAGAAATGATCGTTATGCCAATCGAAATACTGTTTTCTTTGAT ATTAACTTGAGAGGTTTAGATGGTATCCAAGGTCCAGTTTATGTGGGTACTGGATGTGTTTTCAATAGAACAGCCTTGTATGGTTATGAACCTCCTCTCAAGGTTAAGAATAAGAAAGCTGGAGTTCTTTCTTCACTTTGTGGTGGATCACGAAAGAAGGGTTCAAAATCAGGTAATAAAGGCTCAGACAAGAAGAAATCAAGTAAGCATGTGGATCCTACTGTGCCGATTTTCAGTCTAGAGGATATTGAAGAGGGGGTTGAAG GTACTGGATTTGATGATGAGAAGTCATTATTGATGTCACAAATGAGCCTGGAGAAAAGATTTGGTCAGTCTGCTGTTTTCGTTGCTTCGACACTTATGGAGAATGGTGGTGTTCCTCAATCTGCGACACCCGAAACTCTTCTTAAAGAAGCTATTCATGTTATCAGCTGTGGGTATGAAGACAAAAGTGACTGGGGTCAAGAG ATTGGATGGATTTATGGTTCTGTCACAGAGGATATTCTTACAGGATTCAAGATGCATGCCCGCGGGTGGAGGTCTATTTACTGCATGCCTAAGCGCCCAGCCTTTAAAGGGTCTGCTCCCATTAATCTTTCAGATCGTCTCAACCAAGTGCTTCGATGGGCGTTGGGTTCTGTTGAAATTCTTCTTAGTCGGCATTGTCCTATCTGGTATGGCTATAGTGGTAGGCTAAAATGGCTGGAGAGATTTGCATATGTGAACACTACCATTTACCCAATTACTGCCATACCTCTTCTTGCGTACTGTACATTGCCGGCCGTCTGTCTTCTTACcaacaaattcatcattccACAG ATCAGCAACATTGCAAGTATATGGTTCATCTCGCTCTTTCTTTCCATCTTTGCAACTGGTATTCTAGAGATGAGATGGAGTGGTGTTGGAATTGACGAGTGGTGGAGAAATGAACAGTTTTGGGTTATCGGTGGTGTTTCAGCCCATCTTTTTGCTGTTGTTCAGGGTCTCCTGAAAGTACTTGCAGGTATTGACACCAACTTCACTGTCACCTCCAAGGCATCAGATGAAGACGGAGACTTTGCGGAACTCTACATGTTTAAATGGACAACCCTTCTCATCCCCCCAACAACTCTCCTCATCATAAACTTGGTGGGGGTGGTTGCCGGTATATCTTATGCTGTCAACAGTGGTTACCAGTCATGGGGTCCCCTCTTTGGTAAGCTCTTCTTTGCCTTTTGGGTGATTGTCCATTTGTATCCCTTCCTCAAAGGTCTTATGGGACGTCAGAACCGTACGCCTACAATTGTTGTTGTGTGGTCAATTCTCCTGGCTTCAATTTTCTCTTTGTTGTGGGTGAGGGTTGATCCATTTACCACAAGAGTCACTGGTCCAGATGTTGAGGTGTGTGGAATCAACTGCTAG
- the LOC133716034 gene encoding cellulose synthase A catalytic subunit 3 [UDP-forming] isoform X1 — protein MESEGETEAKPMKNLGGQVCQICGDNVGKTAAGEPFIACDVCSFPVCRPCYEYERKDGNQSCPQCKTRYKRHKGSPAILGDREEDGDADDGASDFNYTSENQNEKQKIAERMLSWHMTYGRGEDMGGPNYDKEVSHNHIPLLTNGTEVSGELSAASPGRLSMASPGASIGGKRVHPLPYASDVNQSRNTLHLMCHLFWFFMYFCQYAFEVVDYTLFAANLRVVDPVREFGSPGIGNVAWKERVDGWKMKQEKNTIPMSTGQATSERGGGDIDASTDVIVDDSLLNDEARQPLSRKVSIPSSRINPYRMVIVLRLVILCIFLHYRLTNPVRNAYALWLISVICEIWFAISWILDQFPKWLPVNRETYLDRLSLRYDREGEPSQLAAVDIFVSTVDPLKEPPMVTANTVLSILAVDYPVDKVSCYVSDDGAAMLTFEALSETSEFARKWVPFCKKYAIEPRAPEWYFSQKIDYLKDKVQPSFVKDRRAMKREYEEFKVRVNGLVAKATKVPEEGWIMQDGTPWPGNNTRDHPGMIQVFLGQSGGLDAEGNELPRLVYVSREKRPGFQHHKKAGAMNALVRVSAVLTNGPFLLNLDCDHYINNSKALREAMCFLMDPNLGKNVCYVQFPQRFDGIDRNDRYANRNTVFFDINLRGLDGIQGPVYVGTGCVFNRTALYGYEPPLKVKNKKAGVLSSLCGGSRKKGSKSGNKGSDKKKSSKHVDPTVPIFSLEDIEEGVEGTGFDDEKSLLMSQMSLEKRFGQSAVFVASTLMENGGVPQSATPETLLKEAIHVISCGYEDKSDWGQEIGWIYGSVTEDILTGFKMHARGWRSIYCMPKRPAFKGSAPINLSDRLNQVLRWALGSVEILLSRHCPIWYGYSGRLKWLERFAYVNTTIYPITAIPLLAYCTLPAVCLLTNKFIIPQISNIASIWFISLFLSIFATGILEMRWSGVGIDEWWRNEQFWVIGGVSAHLFAVVQGLLKVLAGIDTNFTVTSKASDEDGDFAELYMFKWTTLLIPPTTLLIINLVGVVAGISYAVNSGYQSWGPLFGKLFFAFWVIVHLYPFLKGLMGRQNRTPTIVVVWSILLASIFSLLWVRVDPFTTRVTGPDVEVCGINC, from the exons ATGGAGTCGGAAGGAGAAACTGAG GCAAAGCCGATGAAGAACTTGGGTGGTCAGGTCTGCCAGATCTGTGGGGATAATGTTGGGAAGACAGCTGCTGGTGAGCCATTCATTGCCTGCGACGTCTGCTCTTTTCCTGTTTGCAGGCCATGCTATGAGTATGAGAGGAAGGATGGAAATCAGTCTTGCCCTCAATGCAAAACCAGATACAAGAGGCACAAAG GAAGTCCTGCAATTCTTGGTGATAGAGAAGAGGATGGTGATGCTGATGATGGTGCTAGTGATTTCAACTATACTTCAGAAAATCAAAACGAGAAACAAAAGATTGCCGAGCGCATGTTGAGCTGGCATATGACATATGGCCGAGGAGAGGATATGGGGGGTCCAAACTATGATAAAGAGGTTTCTCACAATCACATCCCTCTGCTCACTAATGGAACAGAG GTTTCCGGAGAACTGTCTGCTGCCTCACCAGGGCGCCTTTCCATGGCATCTCCTGGAGCTTCTATTGGTGGAAAGCGTGTCCATCCTCTTCCTTATGCATCGGATGTTAATCAATCACGTAATACTCTCCATCTAATGTGTCATCTTTTCTGGTTCTTTATGTATTTCTGCCAATATGCATTTGAGGTTGTTGATTACACTCTTTTTGCAGCTAATTTAAGGGTTGTGGATCCTGTGAGAGAGTTTGGTTCTCCGGGGATAGGTAATGTAGCATGGAAAGAGAGAGTGGATGGCTGGAAGATGAAGCAGGAGAAGAATACTATTCCAATGAGCACTGGTCAAGCTACTTCAGAAAGAGGGGGTGGAGATATTGATGCCAGCACTGATGTGATTGTGGATGACTCTTTGTT GAATGATGAAGCAAGGCAACCTCTCTCTAGAAAGGTCTCTATTCCATCGTCTAGGATAAATCCTTACAGGATGGTCATTGTACTGCGGCTGGTTATTCTCTGTATTTTCTTGCACTATCGGTTAACAAATCCTGTGCGCAATGCCTATGCCCTGTGGTTGATATCAGTCATTTGTGAGATTTGGTTCGCAATATCTTGGATTCTCGATCAGTTCCCTAAGTGGCTGCCTGTAAATCGTGAAACATATCTCGACAGACTTTCTCTGAG ATATGACCGAGAAGGAGAACCATCACAGTTAGCTGCTGTTGACATCTTCGTCAGTACTGTGGATCCACTGAAGGAGCCTCCTATGGTGACAGCAAATACTGTGCTATCTATTCTTGCAGTTGACTATCCAGTTGACAAGGTTTCTTGCTATGTTTCTGATGATGGAGCTGCAATGTTGACATTTGAAGCTCTCTCTGAAACTTCAGAATTTGCAAGGAAATGGGTCCCTTTCTGCAAGAAGTATGCCATAGAGCCTAGGGCTCCTGAATGGTACTTTTCACAGAAAATTGATTATTTGAAGGATAAAGTTCAACCATCATTTGTCAAAGACCGCAGAGCAATGAAG AGAGAATACGAAGAATTTAAAGTTCGTGTGAATGGGCTTGTTGCAAAGGCGACAAAAGTACCTGAAGAAGGATGGATCATGCAAGACGGTACTCCATGGCCTGGAAATAATACTAGAGACCATCCAGGAATGATCCAG GTTTTCTTGGGGCAAAGTGGAGGGCTTGATGCTGAGGGCAATGAACTGCCACGTTTAGTGTATGTTTCTCGTGAAAAGCGTCCGGGTTTCCAACATCACAAGAAGGCTGGTGCTATGAATGCACTT GTTCGAGTATCTGCAGTCCTCACGAATGGACCTTTCTTGTTGAATCTTGATTGTGATCACTACATTAACAATAGTAAGGCCTTGAGGGAAGCAATGTGCTTCCTAATGGATCCTAACCTTGGAAAAAACGTGTGCTATGTTCAGTTTCCACAGAGATTTGATGGCATTGATAGAAATGATCGTTATGCCAATCGAAATACTGTTTTCTTTGAT ATTAACTTGAGAGGTTTAGATGGTATCCAAGGTCCAGTTTATGTGGGTACTGGATGTGTTTTCAATAGAACAGCCTTGTATGGTTATGAACCTCCTCTCAAGGTTAAGAATAAGAAAGCTGGAGTTCTTTCTTCACTTTGTGGTGGATCACGAAAGAAGGGTTCAAAATCAGGTAATAAAGGCTCAGACAAGAAGAAATCAAGTAAGCATGTGGATCCTACTGTGCCGATTTTCAGTCTAGAGGATATTGAAGAGGGGGTTGAAG GTACTGGATTTGATGATGAGAAGTCATTATTGATGTCACAAATGAGCCTGGAGAAAAGATTTGGTCAGTCTGCTGTTTTCGTTGCTTCGACACTTATGGAGAATGGTGGTGTTCCTCAATCTGCGACACCCGAAACTCTTCTTAAAGAAGCTATTCATGTTATCAGCTGTGGGTATGAAGACAAAAGTGACTGGGGTCAAGAG ATTGGATGGATTTATGGTTCTGTCACAGAGGATATTCTTACAGGATTCAAGATGCATGCCCGCGGGTGGAGGTCTATTTACTGCATGCCTAAGCGCCCAGCCTTTAAAGGGTCTGCTCCCATTAATCTTTCAGATCGTCTCAACCAAGTGCTTCGATGGGCGTTGGGTTCTGTTGAAATTCTTCTTAGTCGGCATTGTCCTATCTGGTATGGCTATAGTGGTAGGCTAAAATGGCTGGAGAGATTTGCATATGTGAACACTACCATTTACCCAATTACTGCCATACCTCTTCTTGCGTACTGTACATTGCCGGCCGTCTGTCTTCTTACcaacaaattcatcattccACAG ATCAGCAACATTGCAAGTATATGGTTCATCTCGCTCTTTCTTTCCATCTTTGCAACTGGTATTCTAGAGATGAGATGGAGTGGTGTTGGAATTGACGAGTGGTGGAGAAATGAACAGTTTTGGGTTATCGGTGGTGTTTCAGCCCATCTTTTTGCTGTTGTTCAGGGTCTCCTGAAAGTACTTGCAGGTATTGACACCAACTTCACTGTCACCTCCAAGGCATCAGATGAAGACGGAGACTTTGCGGAACTCTACATGTTTAAATGGACAACCCTTCTCATCCCCCCAACAACTCTCCTCATCATAAACTTGGTGGGGGTGGTTGCCGGTATATCTTATGCTGTCAACAGTGGTTACCAGTCATGGGGTCCCCTCTTTGGTAAGCTCTTCTTTGCCTTTTGGGTGATTGTCCATTTGTATCCCTTCCTCAAAGGTCTTATGGGACGTCAGAACCGTACGCCTACAATTGTTGTTGTGTGGTCAATTCTCCTGGCTTCAATTTTCTCTTTGTTGTGGGTGAGGGTTGATCCATTTACCACAAGAGTCACTGGTCCAGATGTTGAGGTGTGTGGAATCAACTGCTAG